The Cellulosimicrobium sp. ES-005 genome segment GCCCCGGTACCGCGGGGTAGAGGCGTGGTCGTGACCACGCCTCTACCTCGCCACGGTGGGTGACCACAGACCCCCGGGTGGTGTGCCGGCACCGTCCGGGTCCGGCTCGGCCCCCGTCGCTCCTCGGAGCGGCGGGGGCCGAGCTTCGTGCTGCCGAGCTTCGTGCTGCCGAGCTTCGTGCTGCCGAGCTTCGTGCTGCCGAGCTTCGTGCTGCCGGGCGGCGGCTGGCCGGCGGCGAGCGGGTGAACAACCTGGACAGATGTTCAGTTCAGGCGTCCAAGATGGCAAGATGATCGCGGCTGGACGCTCGTCCAGCCGGGTTCGGGGGGACCCAGCGGCGCCCACCCCGGGCCGGACGAAGAGGTTCATCGCAGTGACGACCACCCGCAGGCTGCTCGCCGCCCTCGTGATCGCCGGCTCCCTCGTCGTCCCCGCCGGCGCCGCCTCGGCCGCCGCGCTCACCACGACCGTCCCCGACCCGGCAGACGGCGTGCGCGTGAGCGTCGAGATCACCGAGCGGGAGGTCCCCGCGGCGCCGCGCGTCGTCGTCGTGGGCGAGGGCCCGTTCGTCGTCGGCGGCGAGCTCGTGGTGCGCGGCACCGGCCTCGCGCCGCACACCACCTACGAGGTCTGGCTCGAGACCGAGCCCGTGCTCCTCGGCACGGTCACGACCGACGCCGACGGCGCGTTCGAGCTCGTGACGACGATCCCCGCCGGGACGGCACCGGGCGAGCACCACGTCCGCCTCTCCGCACCCGGTGACGGTGCCGACGTCCTGTCCGAGCCGTTCGTCGTCCTCGCCGCGCCGGGCGAGCCCCAGGAGCCCGGCGGCACGCCGTCCACGGGCACGGGCGTCACGACCGGCGGCGGGACGTCCGCCTCCCCGCGCCCGGGCGGCCTCGCCACGACCGGCACGGGGCTCGTCGGGGCCGCCGTGCTCGCGGGGCTGGCCGTCGCGGCCGGTGCCGCGCTGCGCCGTCGGGCGCACCAGGGCCGGTCCGCCGCCTGACCGGGGCGAGCCTCAGTCCTCGGGGGCCGCGTCCGCGACCTGCTCGCCCTCGTGGCGCCCGCGGTCGTCGCGCTCGTCGGCGGCGCGCTCCGCGGCGTCCATCGTGCGGTCGTCGACGACGAGCATGCCGAGCAGCGTCGCGGCCGACACCGCCGCCATGACCACGAACACGCTCCGCAGCCCGAAGAGCTCGCCGAGCGCGCCGCCGACCGCCGCCCCCAGCGGCATCGTCCCCCATGCCACGAGCCGGTAGCACGAGTTGAGGCGACCGAGGAGCGCGTCGGGCGTGATCCGCTGCCGGAGCGAGACGGTGACGACGTTCCACACGGCGATCCCCGCCCCGCCGACGGCGTAGACGGCGCCGATGACCCACGCGTCGGTCGTCACCGCGGGGACGCCCACGAGCGCGACGGTGCTGAGCACGGTCAGCGCCAGGGAGCGCGCCCGGCCGACGAGCGCGACGACGCGCTCCGCGACGAAGGACCCGGCGAACGCGCCGACGGCGGTCGTCGTGAGCAGCACGCCGTACGCGGGCTCGGACAGCCCCAGGGGCGAGTCGGGGCCGACGGCGTAGAGCACGAAGATCGCGAACGCGGCGTTGCTCGCGAAGTTGATGCCACCGACCATCAGGGCGAGCGTGCGCAGGATCCGGTCGTGCCACAGGAAGCGCAGGCCCTCGGCGATGTCGGCCCGCAGCGTCGTGCGGGTCGTGCGCTCGGGGCGGTAGGAGCCGGGCAGCCCGACGAGCAGCCCGACGGCGATCGCCCACAGCGCGCCCGGGAGGCCGAACGCCACCGCCGCGCCCGCCGCGACGAGCAGCCCGCCCAGCGGCGGCCCGACGAACTGGTTCGCGGTGAGCTCCGCCGCGTACAGGCGCCCGTTCGCCCGGGGGAGCGCGGTGCGCGGGACGACCTGCGGCAGGATCGACTGCGCGGCGGTGTCGTAGAGCGTCTCCGTGACGCCCACGCCGAACGCGACGACGTAGAGCACGGCGATGCTGCCGGCGTCGGGCACGAGCGCGACGGCGGCGAGCGCGACGACGAGCAGCGCGCGCCCCACGTTGGCGCCGATCATCGCGTGGCGCCGGTCGAGCCGGTCGGCGAGCGCGCCGGCGGGGAGCGCGAAGAGGAGCCAGGGCAGCGTGAGCGCGAACGTCAGCCCGGCGACCAGTGCGGGCGAGTCGGTGTAGCGGACCGCGACGAGCGGCAGCGCGACCTTGAGCACGCCGTCGGCGAGGTTGGAGACCGTCGACGCGGTCCAGAGGCGCCGGAACGGCCCGCCCAGGGGCGTGCCGACCGTCCGTCGTCGGCGGGGTGCGAGGGCCATGGCGTCAGCATGGCACAGTGATCGAGAAATCCCAATCGATCGGTGGATCTCGATCGATCGACGTACGATGGGTGCCATGAGCGCCGAGCCCACGCCGCAGGAGCCAGCAGCGACGACGCGTGCGACGCCGCCCGCTGTGCCCGGACGGCGTCCGCCCACGGCGCTCGAGGCCAAGGCCCTCGCCCACCCCCTGCGCCAGCGCATCGTCCGGCAGTGCGGCACGCGCGAGATGACCAACAAGGAGCTCGCCGACCACCTCGGGGTCGCCCCCGGCACGGCCCTCCACCACGTCCGGCTCCTCGTCCGCGCCGGACTGCTCGAGCCCGCCGACGTGCGCACCGGCGCCGGGGGAGCGCTCGAACGCCCCTACCGCGCGACCGGCGCGACCTGGTGGCTCGACGACCCCCTGCGCGGCACGGCGCCCGACGTCCGGTTCGGACCGTTCGCCGCCGCGCTCGACGACGCCCTCGCCGCGGGTCCCGACGCTGTCTCGACGGCCGCGACCTTCGGCCTCCACCTCTCCGACGACGACGTCGCCGAGCTCGACCGGCGCATCCTCGCCGTCCTCGACGAGTACGTCGCGACCGACGACCAGCGCCTCGACCGCCCCCTGCACCGCGGGGTGTTCCTCCTGCACCGCCCGCAGCCCTGACCTGGCGCGGACGCGACCGCGCGGGCCGCGGCCCGACCCGACCCGGCGCCGCGGGGGCTCAGGGGCGGGCGGCGAAGCGCTCCAGGAGGTCGGCGTGGCCGGAGACGATGAGGAGGTCGTTGGCGCTGATGCGGGTCTCGGGGGTCGCGTAGAGGAAGTCCTCGCCGGGAGACTTCACGCCGATGACCGTGACGCCGTAGCGCTCGCGGACCTTGGACTGCGCGAGCGTGAAGCCCTGGACCTCCTTGGGCGGGCGCATCTTGACGATCGTGAACCCGTCCTCGACCTCGATGTAGTCGAGCAGCTTGCCGGAGACCAGGTGCGCGACGCGGGACCCGGCGTCGGCCTCGGGGAACACGACGTGGTGCGCGCCGATGCGCTGGAGGATGCGCCCGTGCTCGGCGGAGATCGCCTTGGCCCAGATCTGGGGCGTGCCCATGTCGACGAGGTTGCCCGTGATGAGCACGCTCGCCTCGAGCGACGTGCCCACGCCGACGACCGCGACGGGGAAGTCGCGCGCGCCGAGCTGCTCGAGGGCGACGGGGTTGGACGCGTCGGCCTCGACGAGGGGGAGCTGCCCGCTCCACTGGGCGACGAGCTCGGGGTCGCGCTCGACGGCGAGCACGTCCTGGCCGAGGCGGTCGAGCGTGGCGGCGATGGCCGTCCCGAAGCGTCCGAGACCGATGACGAGCACGCCGGCGTCCTTGCGCGGCGCCTTCGCCTCGTCGCGGCGGGAGCGCTCGGCGCGCCCGCGCTCGACGATGCGCCGGGCGACGGGGTCCGCCGGCAGGGCGTCCTTCCCGGTCGTCGGCCCGGCGCTCGGGTCGGCGCCGCGGGAGAAGGGGTCGGTCACGGTGGGGCCTCTCGTGTGGTCGGGGTGGGTCGGTGGCGGTGCCCGACGGCGTACGCCGCGGCGGGCGGTCCGCTCACCCGATGATGGGGCGCTCCTCGGGGTAGCGCACGATGCGGCGACGGTCGCGCAGCGCGAGCGCGGCGGCGAACGTCATGGTGCCGGTGCGCCCGACGAACATGAGCCCGACGAGCACGTACTTGCCCGCATCCGGGAGGCTGGGCGTGATGCCGGTGCTGAGGCCGACCGTCGCGAACGCGGAGATCGTCTCGAAGAGGATGACGTCGAGCGTCTCGCCCGTGATCTCCAGCAGGAGCAGGCTCGCCAGCAGGACCGCGGTCGCACCGACGAAGGACACGGCGACGGCGAGCCGCAGGGTGTCGCGGGGGATGCGGCGCCCGAAGGCCTCCATGTCCCGGTCGCCGCGCGCCTCGGACACGATCGCGATGAGCATGACGGCGAGCGTCGTGACCTTGATGCCGCCCGCGGTCGACGCGGAGCCGCCGCCCACGAACATGAGGGCGTCGGTGATGAGCCAGCTCGCCTCGTGCATTCCGCCGGTGTCGACGGTGGAGAAGCCGCCCGAGCGGGGCATGACGCCCGCGAACAGCGAGGCGAGGAGCTTCTCCCCGAACGCGAGCGGGCCGAGCGTGCGTTGGTTCGTCCACTCGACGGCCGCGAACAGGACCGTGCCGACCACGACGAGGGCCGCGCTCGTCGTGAGCGTGAGCTTGGTGTGCAGGCTCCACTTCGACACGCGCTTGCGGTTGCGCATGACGTTGAGGATCACGGGGAAGCCGAGGGAGCCGATGAACACGCCGAGGATGATCGGCAGGCACAGCATCCAGTCGCCGACGTACGGCGCGAGGCCCTGCTCGGTCGGGATGAACCCGGCGTTGTTGAAGGCCGAGATGCCGTAGAAGATGCCGTGCCACGCGGCCTCGCCGAACGTCTCCTCGAGCACGATGAACCGGGGCAGCAGGAGCAGCGCGATGAGGAGCTCGAGCGACGTCGAGGTGATGACGACGACCCGCACGAGCGAGCCGACCTCGCCGAGCCGCGTCGTCTTCGTCTCGGACGCGGTGAGGAGCTTCTGCGTGAGGCCGATGCGCCGCGACACGGCCATGCCGAGGATCGACGCGAGCGTCATGACGCCGAGGCCGCCGATCTTGATGCCGAGCAGGATGACGACCTGCCCGTACGTCGACCAGTACGTGCCCGTCGGGACGACGACCAGACCCGTGACGCACACCGCGGACGTCGCGGTGAACAGGGCGTCGACGAACGGGGCAGCGCGACCGCTCGCGGTCGCCCAGGGGGCCATGAGGAGCGCGGTGAAGACCGCGATGACGGCGGCGAACACGGTGACGGCGAGGCGTGCGGGCGACTGCCGGGCGAGGCGGTCGACGATCTCCCGCCCCTTGAACAGGCGCCCGGTCATGCTCGTCGGCATGGAGCCTCCCTCACCACTCGCGTCACTCTGCCACGGGCCTGGTGACCCGTCATGTCGCCGCTCCGGCGCCGGGACATCATGCCGCGTCCGGCCCCCGTGCGCCGCACCGCGGTCCGGTGACCGGTCCGTCGGGGCGGGGGCGCGGCGCCGGGCGTTACCGTGAGCCATGCCCACGACCGACCCCCCGTCGTCGCCCGCCTCCGCCCGGGGGAGCGCCGCGGCGCCCGGATCCTGCGTCGTGTGGAGCCCCGAGCTCCTCGGGTACGACTTCGGTCCCGGGCACCCCATGTCCCCGGCCCGGCTCGACCTGACGATGGGCCTGGTGCGCGCGCTGGGCCTGCTCGACGGCGACGGTGCGCCTCAGGGTGCGCCCCGCGTCGTCGGGCCGGAGCCCGCGAGCGACGACGTCCTCGGCCTCGTGCACGAGCCGGCGTACGTCGCGGCCGTGCGCGCGGCGTCGGAGCACGGGACCCCCGACCCGGCCCGCGGTCTCGGTACCGAGGACGACCCGGTCTTCCCGGGGATGCACGAGGCCGCGGCCCGGATCGTGGCGGGCTCCTACGAGGCGGCGGGGGAGATCGCCGCGGGGCGCGCCGGGCACGCGGTGAACGTCGCGGGGGGCATGCACCACGCGAAGGCGGGCGCGGCGTCGGGCTTCTGCGTCTACAACGACGCGGCCGTCGCGATCCGGCGCCTCCTGGACGACGGCGTCGCGCGCGTCGCGTACGTCGACCTCGACGCCCACCACGGCGACGGCGTGGAGGAGGCGTTCTGGGACGACCCGCGCGTCCTCACCGTGTCCGTCCACCAGAGCGGCACGACGCTCTTCCCGGGTACCGGGCACCCGACCGACGTCGGTGGCGCGGGCGCCGAGGGCACGGCGGTCAACGTCGGGCTGCCCCGCCGCACGGACGGCGCGCGCTGGCTGCGGGCGGTCGACGCCGTCGTGCCGCCGGTGCTGCGGGCGTTCCGGCCCGAGGTCCTCGTCACCCAGCACGGGTGCGACGCGCACGGCGAGGACCCGCTCTCCGACCTCGACGTCTCCGTCGACGCCCAGCGCACGGCGCTCGCCCAGGTGCACGACCTCGCGCACGAGCTCACCGGCGGACGCTGGCTCGCGCTCGGCGGCGGCGGGTACGCGATCGCGCGCGTCGTGCCGCTCGTGTGGACGGCGGTCGTGGGGGAGGTCGTGCACCGGCCGGTGACGGCGGGCGAGCCGCTGCCCGAGGAGTGGCGCGCCCGCGTCGCCGAGGTCGCCGGGTTCGACGCCCCGCTCGCCTTCGGCCCGCCCGTCGACGTGCGCCGCTGGAGCAGCGGCTACGACCCCGACGACGACGTCGACCGCGCCGTCGCGGCCACGCGCCGCGCCGTCTTCCCGCTGCTCGGCCTCGACCCGCACTTCGACTGAGGCGGTCGTCCCCCGGGATGCCCGGGGCGTCGTGCGGGTCCGCGCGCCGGGCGGCGTACCGGGGCACGAGCGCGAGCGGGTAGTCTAGGGGGCGGATTTCTCTCGTGTTGGTCGGCTCGCGGCGCCCTCGTGGTCGCCGGGCGCCCCGATCAACCGTGGACCACACGCGGCCGGTCGACCGGTCGCCGACCGACACGCCGCTCGAGCATTGCGAGGACCGTATGGGCTCCGTCATCAAGAAGCGCCGCAAGCGCATGGCCAAGAAGAAGCACCGCAAGCTGCTTCGCAAGACGCGTCACCAGCGTCGCAACAAGAAGTGACGTCGCGCGCGTCCTGACGCGCCGACCCGCCGTCGAGCCCGGCCCCTCCCGAGGGACCGGGCTCGACGCGTCTCCGACGATCACGCGAGGTGGAGCCCTGGCCTACCAGGCCTCTACCTCGCGGGACCAGGGGTCTTCCTCGGCGGGCCAGGGGTCTTCCTCGCGGGACCGGGGTTCTCTCTCGCGGGGGCGAGGGCGCCGGCTCGGGGGAGCGGGGTGGTCAGAGGCGCGAGATGCGGCGGTCGACGGCGCGGCGGACGGAGCGCAGGACGAGGGCGGCGGCCCAGGCGGCGCCGGCCCAGCTCGCGGTGCGGACGCTGCTGCGGGCGACGCGACGGCGTCGGCCGCGGAACTCGCGGATGGGCCAGCCGACGTCCTGCGCGTGGCGGCGCAGGCGGGCGTCGGGGTTGATGGGGCACGGGTGCCCCACGGCCTCCATCATCGTCACGTCGTTGAGCGAGTCGCCGTAGGCGTAGGACGCGTCGAGGTCGATGTCCTCGCGCTCGGCGAGCGCCCGCACCCCGGCGGCCTTGGCGCGGCCGTGCATCATGTCGCCCACGAGGCGGCCGGTGTAGAAGCCGTCCTCGTGCTCGGCGACGGTGCCGAGGGCGCCGGTCGTGCCGAGGCGGCGCGCGATGAGCTCGCCGATCTCGACGGGGGTCGCGGAGACGAGCCACACCTGGTGGCCGGCGGCGAGGTGCTCGTCGAGCAGGCGGCGCGTGCCGGGGTAGATGCGCAGCGAGAGGACGGTGTCGTAGACCTCCTCGCCGATCGCGGTGACCTCGGCGACGGAGCGACCCGCGATGAGGGCGAGCGCGCGGGACCGGATGCGGTCGATCTGCTGCTTGTTCTCGCCGAACAGGAGGTAGCGCGCCTGGTGCACGGCGAAGCGCACGATGTCGAGCGTCGAGAAGAACTCCCGCTGGTACAGCGCGCGGGCGAGGTGGAACGACGACGCGCCACGGATGATCGTGTTGTCCACGTCGAAGAAGGCGGCGGTGCGGTGCGCGGGTGCGGGGGGCGTGCGGCCGGCGTCGAGCGCGGCCTCGGAGGCGGTCGACCCGGGGGTCGGGACGGGGCCCGGACCGGAAGACGTCGCCATGTCCCCACTCTAGGCGGTCCCGCGCTCGGCCCGGGGCCGCGTCCTCGTACCCTGGGAGGCGTGAGCACCTCCGACGCGCCGGCCCCTCCCGTCCTCCTCTACGGCCGAGCGGGGTGCCACCTGTGCGACGACGCGCGCGCCGTCGTCGCGGCGGTGTGCGCCGAGGCGGGGGTCGCGTGGGCGGAGGTGGACGTGGACGCGCCGGACGCGGACCCGGCGCTGCGCGAGCAGTACGGCGAGTACGTCCCGGTCGTGACGGTCGGCGGCGTGCAGCAGGGGTTCTGGCGCGTGGACGCCCGCCGGCTCGCCCGCGCGGTGGGTCGGATTTCGACGGCGCGCGCGGACCTGGGATGATTCCTCCCGGTGGAGCGCGACCGTCGACGAGGACGGTCCCAGGACGACGGGGTGACGGGTGGCTGAGCAGGTAGTCGGTGAGGTGACGGCGCCGGGTATCCCGAGCGCGACGGTGGCGCGGCTCCCGTCCTACCTGCGGGCGCTGCGCGACCTGGTGGCGCGGGGCGTCGCGACGACGTCGTCGGTCGAGCTCGCCGAGCTCTCCGGCGTCGGTCCGGCGCAGCTCCGCAAGGACCTGTCGTTCCTGGGCTCGTTCGGCACGCGCGGCGTGGGCTACGACGTGGACTCGCTCGCGCAGTACATCACCGAGGCGCTGGGGCTCGTGGACGAGCACCGCATCGCGATCGTCGGGATCGGCAACCTGGGGCACGCGCTCGCGAACTACTCGGGGTACGAGCAGCGGGGCTTCCACGTCGCGGCGCTCCTCGACGCGTCGCCGGAGGTCGTGGGCACGCGGGCGGCGGGCCTCGTCGTCGAGCACGTCGACGCGCTGGAGGAGGTCGTGGCGCGGGAGAAGGTGTCGATCGTGGTCCTCGCGACGCCGGCAGCGCACGCGCAGTCCGTCGCGGACCGGGTCGTGGCGGCGGGCGTGCGGGAGATCCTCAACTTCGCGCCGCGCGCGCTGCAGGTGCCCGCGGACGTCGACGTGCGCGGCGTGGACGTCGGCAGCGAGCTGCAGATCCTCGCGTTCCACTCCCAGGCGCGCGCGCTCGCCGAGGCGCAGGACCGCTGAACGACGAGGGGCCGCGTGCTCGCGCACGCGGCCCCTCGGGGCGGCACCCCTGCCGGGGGTGCAGTGTTTCGGGGAACGGTCCCGGGGAAGAGCGCCCCGGGAGCCGGTCGTCAGGCCTGCTTGATGGCCGAGACGTCGAGGGCGATCTTGATCTTGTCGCCCACGAGCACGCCGCCGGTCTCGAGCGCGGCGTTCCAGGTGAGGCCGAACTCCTTGCGGGAGATCTCCGTGGTCGCCTCGAACCCGGCGCGCGCGTTGCCGAACGGGTCGGTCGCGGTGCCCGCGAACTCGGTCTCGAGCTCGACCGGCTTGGTCACGCCGTTGATGGTCAGGTCGCCCGCCACGACGAAGTCGTCGCCGTCGCCGGAGATGCTGGTCGACGCGAAGGTCCACGTCGGCTTGTTCTCGGCGTCCCAGAAGTCCGCGCTGCGCAGGTGGTTGTCGCGGTTCGCGTCGCCCGTGCTCACGGACGCGGCGTCGAGCTCGGCGGTCACGGAGGTCGACTCGAGGTCGTCGCCCACGGTGATGGTGCCGGCCGTGATGGCGAGCGTGCCGCGCACCTTGGAGATGCCGGCGTGGCGGACCGTGAAGGCCGCCTGCGAGTGGGACGAGTCGAGGGCGTAGGTACCGGCGTTGAGCCCGGCGGGCAGCGGCGTGGCCATGGGTGCTCCTGAAGGGGTCGAGGGTCCCGGGGGACCGAACTTGGTTGAAGGTTCAACTTCGTACGTGCGTATCAACAGCAGGGGGTGATCCGTCTATTCCCGGTGAGGTGGAACAATGTTCGGCGAGGTTCCACCCCTGAACCCGCCCCCGTCCGCCAGCGCCCGAGGACCCATGACCAGCAACGACGTCGACCACCAGCTGACGACGACCGCCCGCGGGACCACCGCGGCCGCGAGCGCGGAGCCGCGCTGGCTCGACGCCGAGCAGCAGCGCCTGTGGCGCGCCTACCTCGACGGGACCGTGCGCTTCATCGAGTCGCTGGGGCGCGACCACGAGGAGCGGTCGGACGTGTCGCTCAACGAGTACGAGCTGCTGGTGCGGCTCTCGGAGAGCCCGGACCACACGCTGCGGATGTCCGCCCTCGCCGACGGGCTCGCCCGGTCTCGCAGCCGCGTGACCCACACCGTGGCGCGCATGGAGGCGCGCGGCCTGGTCCGGCGCTCGGCGAGCACGGGCGACCGCCGCGGGGTCAACTGCGAGATGACGACCGAGGGCTACCGCGTCCTCGTGGCGTCGGCTCCGGCCCACGTGGCCGCCGTGCGCCGGTTCATGGTCGACGTGCTCACGCCGGAGCAGTTCCGGGCGCTCGGCGAGGCGATGGCGGCCGTCGCCGAGGCGTGCAAGGCCGACCGCGACTCCTGACCCGGGTCGCTCCGGGAGCCGCCGGCCCGCGGGTGCCGGTCAGGGCCGGGAGTGCGGGACACTGGTGCGCATGGTCTCCACGATCGTCCACCTCCTGCGCCACGGCGAGGTCCACAACCCCGACGGCGTCCTCTACGGCCGCATCCCCGGCTACCACCTCTCCGAGCGAGGCCACGAGATGGCCCGCCGCGTCGCCGCGCACCTCGCGGGCGAGCCCGGGCCCGACGGCGCGTCCCGCCCCCGCGCGGACCTCGCCGTCGTCGTCGCGTCGCCGCTCCAGCGCGCCCAGGAGACGGCCACGCCCGCCGCCGAGGCGTTCGGGCTCGAGCTCGGCACCGACGACCGGCTCATCGAGGCCGCGAACCACTTCGAGGGCATGACCTTCGGCGTCGGGGACGGGTCGCTGCGCCACCCGCAGCACTGGCGCTTCCTGTGGAACCCGTTCCGGCCGTCCTGGGGCGAGCCGTACACCGAGCAGGTCGCGCGCATGCGCGCCGCGGTCGCCGACGCCCGGGACAAGGCCGCGGGTCACGAGGCGCTCCTCGTGAGCCACCAGCTCCCCGTGTGGCTCACGCGCCTGAGCTTCGAGAACCGCCGCCTGTGGCACGACCCGCGCAAGCGGCAGTGCTCGCTCGCGTCGCTCACGTCGCTGCACTTCGAGGACGACCGCCTCGTCGGCCTGCACTACTCCGAGCCGGTCGCCGACCTCCTCCCGGGCGCCGCGACCGTCGCGGGGGCGTGACGTCGGTCATGTCTCGCGCCGTCGTCGCCGTCCGGACGCCCGAACCGTCCCGTTCGGGAGTGGCGGAGGTCACGTCTCCCAGGTGGCGTCCAGGAACCCCGGGCAGGGTGCCTCCCGTGATGCCGCTGTGACCGCCAGCTCGCGCGCGCGTGCCGCGCGCGCCCTCCCGCCCGTCCGCCGCGTGCTGACCGCGGGCGTCGTGCTCGCCGCGACGCTCGGCCTCGCGGCGTGCGCCCAGGACTCCGGCGCGACGACGGACGTCGTGGGTCAGGGCTACGTCTCCGGCGACGGCTCGGTCCGCACCTGGGACGCGGGCGAGCGGGGCGACGTCGTCGCGCTCACCGGCACCGACTACGAGGGCGAGCCGGTCGACACGAGCGCCTGGCTGGGCGACGTCGTCGTGCTCAACACCTGGTACGCCGCGTGCGCGCCGTGCCGCGCCGAGGCGCCCGACCTCGTGGCCCTCGCGAACGACCGCGCCGACGACGGCGTGCAGGTGCTCGGCATCAACACGACGGACGAGGCCGGGGCCGCGCAGGCGTTCCAGCGCCGGTTCGAGGTGCCGTACCCGTCCATCGACGACCGCAGCGGGGAGGTCGTCGCGGCGCTCTCCGGCACGGTGCCGCTCCAGGCGGTCCCGTCGACGGTCGTGCTCGACCGCGAGGGCCGCGTCGCGGCACGCGTCATCGGGCTCGCCGAGGGCTCGACCCTGAACGCGCTCGTCGACGACGTGCTCGCCGAGGACGAGGCGGCCGGCTGACCGTGGTCACCCTCGCGTCCCTCGCCGCCACCGTCCCGGCCGCCGCGCTCCCCGCCGCCGCGACGAGCGTCGGCGACACGTTCGCCGCGACGGTCTGGAGCGGGTCGATGCTGCTGGCGGTCCCGGTGGCGATCCTGGCGGGGCTCGTCTCCTTCGCCTCGCCGTGCGTGCTGCCGCTCGTGCCCGGCTACGTCGGGTACGTCTCGGGCATGGCCGCGGCGAACGCCGGGAGCGGGCGTGGCGCGTCCGGAGGGACGACGACGGCCACGCGGGTCGCGGCGCCGAGCCGCGGCCGCGTCCTCGCGGGCGTCGGGCTCTTCGTCGCCGGCTTCACGCTCGTGTTCGTCGCGCTGATGGTCGCCGCCGGCGCGATCGGCGTGCACCTGGTCCGGTGGGAGGACGTCATCACGCGCGTCCTGGGCGTGGTCGTCATCCTCATGGGGCTCGCCTTCATGGGGGCGGTCCCGTTCCTCCAGCGCGAGCGGCGCCTGCACCTGAGCCCTCAGGCGGGGCTGTGGGGAGCGCCGCTGCTCGGCATCGTGTTCGGGCTCGGCTGGACGCCGTGCCTCGGTCCGACGCTCGTCGCCGTGCAGTCGCTGTCGCTGAACGAGGCCTCGGCGGGCCGTGGCGCGGTCCTCGGGGTCGCCTACTGCCTCGGTCTCGGCGTGCCGTTCCTGCTCATCGCGCTCGGGCTCCAGAGCTCGCAGCGCATGCTCGGCTTCCTGCGCCGGCACCGCCTCGCGATCATGCGGATCGGCGGCGGGCTGCTCGTGCTCATCGGCCTCGCGCTGGTCACGGGCCTGTGGACGAC includes the following:
- a CDS encoding MarR family transcriptional regulator produces the protein MTSNDVDHQLTTTARGTTAAASAEPRWLDAEQQRLWRAYLDGTVRFIESLGRDHEERSDVSLNEYELLVRLSESPDHTLRMSALADGLARSRSRVTHTVARMEARGLVRRSASTGDRRGVNCEMTTEGYRVLVASAPAHVAAVRRFMVDVLTPEQFRALGEAMAAVAEACKADRDS
- a CDS encoding histidine phosphatase family protein, whose protein sequence is MVSTIVHLLRHGEVHNPDGVLYGRIPGYHLSERGHEMARRVAAHLAGEPGPDGASRPRADLAVVVASPLQRAQETATPAAEAFGLELGTDDRLIEAANHFEGMTFGVGDGSLRHPQHWRFLWNPFRPSWGEPYTEQVARMRAAVADARDKAAGHEALLVSHQLPVWLTRLSFENRRLWHDPRKRQCSLASLTSLHFEDDRLVGLHYSEPVADLLPGAATVAGA
- a CDS encoding TlpA disulfide reductase family protein, which encodes MTASSRARAARALPPVRRVLTAGVVLAATLGLAACAQDSGATTDVVGQGYVSGDGSVRTWDAGERGDVVALTGTDYEGEPVDTSAWLGDVVVLNTWYAACAPCRAEAPDLVALANDRADDGVQVLGINTTDEAGAAQAFQRRFEVPYPSIDDRSGEVVAALSGTVPLQAVPSTVVLDREGRVAARVIGLAEGSTLNALVDDVLAEDEAAG
- a CDS encoding cytochrome c biogenesis protein CcdA, with translation MLLAVPVAILAGLVSFASPCVLPLVPGYVGYVSGMAAANAGSGRGASGGTTTATRVAAPSRGRVLAGVGLFVAGFTLVFVALMVAAGAIGVHLVRWEDVITRVLGVVVILMGLAFMGAVPFLQRERRLHLSPQAGLWGAPLLGIVFGLGWTPCLGPTLVAVQSLSLNEASAGRGAVLGVAYCLGLGVPFLLIALGLQSSQRMLGFLRRHRLAIMRIGGGLLVLIGLALVTGLWTTWTTTMQGWIDGYVTVV